One part of the Paroedura picta isolate Pp20150507F chromosome 5, Ppicta_v3.0, whole genome shotgun sequence genome encodes these proteins:
- the LOC143837335 gene encoding membrane-spanning 4-domains subfamily A member 4A-like isoform X2, whose product MDLRSSGTFESFSSGQVPPSMSRPLKKFYRGEPMALGYIISGSLSVAAAKKPKIPLVKGALGMNIVSSVAAGIMIITSSIAMTFRHLPYRGYSCEYFHNDTKTIEACHETNTYPYATMYNTMVILFMLTIIEFIITIVSAAFGCASVCRDAYSETTVVIFQNTAEARVPPPPAP is encoded by the exons ATGGACCTCAGGAGCTCTGGAACATTTGAGTCCTTCTCAAGCGGCCAAGTGCCACCTTCTATGTCTCGACCCCTGAAGAAGTTCTACAGGGGGGAACCGATGGCTTTGGGG TATATCATTTCCGGATCCTTGTCTGTGGCGGCGGCCAAGAAACCCAAAATACCCCTG GTGAAAGGTGCCTTGGGCATGAACATTGTGAGCTCTGTAGCAGCTGGCATCATGATAATAACGTCCTCGATTGCGATGACCTTTCGACACCTACCATACAGAGGGTACTCATGTGAATACTTTCACAATGACACCAAAACGATTGAAGCTTGCCATGAAACCAACACTTACCCTTAT GCTACAATGTATAACACAATGGTCATCCTTTTCATGCTCACCATCATAGAGTTCATCATCACCATTGTGTCTGCTGCCTttggatgtgccagcgtttgtcggGATGCCTACAGTGAAAcg ACTGTGGTGATTTTTCAGAACACGGCAGAGGCAAGggttcctcctccacctgccccaTAA
- the LOC143837335 gene encoding membrane-spanning 4-domains subfamily A member 4A-like isoform X1, giving the protein MDLRSSGTFESFSSGQVPPSMSRPLKKFYRGEPMALGITQILIGIFEIAFGLAVYVAFGYYFEEMHIMAPFWAGSLYIISGSLSVAAAKKPKIPLVKGALGMNIVSSVAAGIMIITSSIAMTFRHLPYRGYSCEYFHNDTKTIEACHETNTYPYATMYNTMVILFMLTIIEFIITIVSAAFGCASVCRDAYSETTVVIFQNTAEARVPPPPAP; this is encoded by the exons ATGGACCTCAGGAGCTCTGGAACATTTGAGTCCTTCTCAAGCGGCCAAGTGCCACCTTCTATGTCTCGACCCCTGAAGAAGTTCTACAGGGGGGAACCGATGGCTTTGGGG ATCACCCAAATACTCATCGGCATCTTTGAAATCGCTTTTGGGCTTGCGGTCTATGTGGCTTTTGGTTATTATTTCGAGGAAATGCACATCATGGCGCCATTTTGGGCTGGAAGCTTG TATATCATTTCCGGATCCTTGTCTGTGGCGGCGGCCAAGAAACCCAAAATACCCCTG GTGAAAGGTGCCTTGGGCATGAACATTGTGAGCTCTGTAGCAGCTGGCATCATGATAATAACGTCCTCGATTGCGATGACCTTTCGACACCTACCATACAGAGGGTACTCATGTGAATACTTTCACAATGACACCAAAACGATTGAAGCTTGCCATGAAACCAACACTTACCCTTAT GCTACAATGTATAACACAATGGTCATCCTTTTCATGCTCACCATCATAGAGTTCATCATCACCATTGTGTCTGCTGCCTttggatgtgccagcgtttgtcggGATGCCTACAGTGAAAcg ACTGTGGTGATTTTTCAGAACACGGCAGAGGCAAGggttcctcctccacctgccccaTAA